The window CGAAAGGAGGAAGAGAAGTTGCGACCATCGATAGCTATAAGCCTTGCAATCCTGGTATCGATCGCCCTTTGTGCGGGCGCGCTTGGACAAGACGTGATTACGGTCGTCGGTAACAACGCTCCCCCGTACAGGATCATCCAACAGAATCAATTCTCCGGGATATACTTCGATGCGATGAAGGAGATCGCGAAAAGAATCGGAGTGAAGGCCAGGTTCATCGAGGTTCCCTTCAAGCGCGCCCTGCTTCTCATGAAGCAGGGAAGAGCCGACGTCATGCTGGGGCCTAACAGAACTCCGGAGCGGGAAAAATATCTGATCTACACCGAGGCGTACTTCCCACCCGAGTACAAGGCATTCTATGTCCGTCCCGACTCCCCCGAAATCGGGGGTTACGATGATCTGAAGGGCAAGAAAATCGCCGTCGATCTCGGGAAAGCGTATTTCCCCCGATTCGATAGAGACAAGAAGCTGAAGAAGGTAGTCTGCCCCAACTATATGGTTGCCATAAACAGGGTCAGGAGCAAGAAAGCCGACGTCGTCATCATGCCTGAGCGGGAAGGCGACTACCTGCTCAAGAAACTAAACATTCGACTGAAGAAATCTTCATACGTCGCTCCAGGACGGAAATCGTACATCACCATATCACGGAAGTCCACGGTCGTCGCGATTCAAAAAAAAATCGAAGACGCCATGAAACAGATGATCGCCGACGGCACCATGGAGAAAATACTCAATCGGTACAGATGATACCCGGCTGCGGACATGTACCTTGTCCCAGGAGCTCGCGATGCGCCGCAGAGGCCTTCCCACGCTGAACGTCACAATCCTAACGATCTTTTTCGTTATTCTCTTTGCCCTTGCCGGCATCCTTATATTTTACAACTACGAGAAAAACTCTGAGACCGCCCTTTTGGCCGCGCAAGAACTCCTCACCGAAGTCAATAACAAGGTTTTGCAGAAGACCCGCCTGGTCTTCCAGCCTGTCTATGTCTTGGGCAACGTCCTAGCCGACACGCCGGATGT is drawn from Deltaproteobacteria bacterium and contains these coding sequences:
- a CDS encoding amino acid ABC transporter substrate-binding protein, which gives rise to MRPSIAISLAILVSIALCAGALGQDVITVVGNNAPPYRIIQQNQFSGIYFDAMKEIAKRIGVKARFIEVPFKRALLLMKQGRADVMLGPNRTPEREKYLIYTEAYFPPEYKAFYVRPDSPEIGGYDDLKGKKIAVDLGKAYFPRFDRDKKLKKVVCPNYMVAINRVRSKKADVVIMPEREGDYLLKKLNIRLKKSSYVAPGRKSYITISRKSTVVAIQKKIEDAMKQMIADGTMEKILNRYR